In Thermomonas paludicola, the following are encoded in one genomic region:
- a CDS encoding helix-turn-helix domain-containing protein produces the protein MHIPSAALGACLLAGVERDTRGCVLEEAERFNYYPATPMVVISWIFEGTLHMVEEGGSSFQPMLRPALPRLVVSGPQRRPSVSWSPGEVHALSVGFYPEAIGRLIGRPIDLYFDQHLPLETVAPTALLQACEAVFGAADQDPFAVLEAQFQPLWREPRQASPAPYLGNWVRLLTTRATHSTAGQSLRQWQRRVRDWTGQSYRDLQLFVRVEEAFIRRTETCNSSAPDLADIAADAGFADQSHMGREVRRVTGLSPARFGERLANDEAFWYYRLVESSRKEDCKAGGVTCRI, from the coding sequence ATGCATATCCCCTCAGCCGCCCTCGGTGCTTGCCTCTTGGCCGGCGTTGAACGCGATACGCGCGGCTGTGTTCTGGAAGAGGCGGAACGTTTCAATTACTACCCGGCAACGCCGATGGTGGTGATCTCATGGATTTTCGAGGGGACGCTGCATATGGTCGAGGAAGGTGGGTCGAGTTTCCAACCGATGCTCAGGCCGGCGTTGCCGCGTCTCGTCGTTTCCGGACCGCAACGCCGCCCTTCGGTCAGCTGGTCGCCAGGCGAGGTACATGCGCTATCGGTCGGCTTTTATCCCGAAGCCATCGGCCGACTGATTGGCCGACCCATCGATCTCTATTTCGACCAGCACCTGCCGCTGGAAACGGTGGCTCCTACCGCACTTCTGCAAGCCTGTGAAGCCGTCTTCGGCGCCGCCGACCAGGATCCGTTTGCCGTGCTGGAGGCACAGTTCCAACCCTTGTGGCGAGAACCGCGCCAAGCCAGCCCTGCCCCGTATCTGGGCAACTGGGTTCGATTACTGACGACACGCGCCACGCATTCGACCGCCGGGCAAAGCCTACGCCAGTGGCAGCGTCGGGTCCGCGACTGGACGGGCCAGAGCTACCGCGATCTGCAGCTTTTTGTCCGCGTCGAGGAAGCATTCATCCGCCGCACTGAAACGTGCAACAGCAGCGCACCGGACCTCGCCGACATTGCCGCCGACGCTGGCTTTGCCGACCAGTCGCACATGGGGCGCGAAGTCCGCCGGGTTACCGGCTTGTCGCCAGCCCGCTTTGGCGAACGCCTGGCGAACGACGAGGCCTTTTGGTATTACCGATTGGTGGAATCGTCTCGGAAAGAGGATTGCAAAGCAGGGGGAGTTACTTGCCGAATTTAG
- a CDS encoding type II toxin-antitoxin system HipA family toxin: MAHELEVWLFADRVGTLALVDGRLNFCYAPDWLSHKDAVALSASLPLQAEPFDDRKTRPFFAGLLPEGQMRRLIAQQFQVSGQNDFALLDHIGGECAGAVTFLEPGQALPVPTRTDDVQWLSDDEVVAILDELPRRPMLAGKDGLRLSLAGAQDKLPVVFDGTRIGLPLNGTPSSHILKPAIHAVEDSVINEGFCMVLAEAMQLKPAKSKVHWVLDRSFLLVERYDRLIDAQGHRQRLHQEDLCQALGVVPEMKYQNEGGPDLAQCFALVRSATRPSAPQVLRLLDCVIFNALIGNHDAHAKNFSLLYLDGKSGTAPVLAPFYDTLSTAVYPTLTQKMAMKIGSKYKFSEVQARHWEQFAEGVGFTKAQAKRRILELAKLLPATARKLQSDPGRRFAGNAVVEQINTLIEQRCALTIRRLTDPAAGNDAAAEPSV, translated from the coding sequence ATGGCACATGAGCTGGAAGTCTGGCTTTTCGCAGATCGTGTCGGCACGTTGGCGCTGGTCGATGGACGACTAAACTTTTGCTACGCACCCGATTGGCTGTCACATAAAGACGCCGTGGCCTTGTCCGCCTCGCTGCCGCTGCAAGCGGAGCCGTTCGATGATCGCAAAACGCGTCCCTTCTTTGCTGGTCTTCTACCGGAAGGGCAGATGCGCCGCCTGATTGCGCAGCAGTTCCAGGTCTCGGGCCAGAACGACTTTGCGCTGCTGGACCACATCGGTGGCGAATGCGCCGGAGCCGTGACGTTCCTTGAGCCGGGGCAGGCTTTGCCTGTGCCGACCCGCACCGATGACGTTCAATGGCTGAGCGACGACGAAGTCGTTGCCATCCTGGATGAATTGCCGCGTCGTCCCATGCTGGCAGGCAAAGACGGCTTGCGGCTTTCCTTGGCTGGCGCGCAAGACAAGCTGCCAGTGGTTTTCGATGGTACGCGCATCGGGCTGCCCCTCAACGGCACGCCTAGCTCGCACATCCTGAAACCGGCCATCCACGCTGTTGAAGACAGCGTGATCAACGAAGGATTTTGCATGGTGCTGGCTGAGGCCATGCAGCTCAAGCCAGCAAAATCAAAAGTCCATTGGGTGTTGGATCGTTCGTTTCTGTTGGTTGAGCGCTACGACCGACTGATCGATGCGCAGGGGCACCGGCAACGGCTTCATCAAGAGGACTTGTGCCAAGCACTGGGCGTGGTGCCCGAAATGAAATACCAGAATGAAGGTGGTCCGGATCTGGCGCAGTGTTTTGCTCTGGTGCGCAGTGCGACGCGCCCCAGTGCACCGCAGGTTCTGCGACTGCTCGACTGCGTGATCTTCAATGCGCTGATCGGCAATCATGATGCGCACGCCAAGAATTTCTCTCTGCTGTATTTAGATGGTAAGTCAGGCACGGCCCCCGTTCTGGCACCGTTCTACGACACGCTGTCGACGGCGGTGTATCCAACCCTGACGCAGAAGATGGCGATGAAAATCGGCAGCAAGTACAAGTTCAGCGAAGTCCAGGCGCGGCACTGGGAGCAGTTCGCCGAAGGCGTAGGTTTTACCAAGGCGCAGGCCAAACGGCGAATTCTGGAATTGGCAAAGTTACTGCCAGCGACGGCGCGCAAGCTCCAGTCTGATCCCGGACGCCGTTTTGCTGGCAATGCTGTGGTTGAGCAAATCAATACCTTGATTGAACAACGCTGCGCCCTGACGATTCGGCGGCTTACCGACCCCGCCGCCGGCAATGACGCAGCCGCCGAGCCCTCCGTTTGA
- a CDS encoding alpha/beta hydrolase: MKKTIIQGRFSHKLRSMAISGRVAASVLVRRVLGRPLVAEWPILVEYGTLYFRAQFNHAFRLSDNIAASRAYFDSVYALLDTYPDVEVRPTGPDEPRGHWFLPKVRCRDATLLHFHGGGYTFYAGVSHHFVACLAHTLGVAVFAPDYRLTPEHSHPAQLEDGLAAYRHLLERGIDPGAIVLCGDSAGGHLALMTLIGAHQAGLPKPALTLGLSPWTDVGRRGESQFGNDPYDLVQGYMTLQFAAWLKGGQPLSDAELSPICQDFTGLGPIYLQAGGKEILVDMIRDFAKTVAGQGGQVRLDVWTHMNHEFHAYGDYLPESRDALARLGDAIDWALGKPNRFVADACTECDCLAACQGEMARATGVHRD; the protein is encoded by the coding sequence ATGAAGAAAACGATAATTCAGGGCCGCTTTTCGCACAAGCTGCGCAGCATGGCGATTTCAGGAAGGGTCGCAGCGAGTGTGCTGGTCCGGCGGGTGCTTGGCCGGCCGCTGGTTGCGGAATGGCCCATTCTGGTCGAATACGGAACATTGTATTTCCGTGCCCAGTTCAACCATGCTTTTCGCCTGAGCGACAATATCGCGGCCAGTCGAGCCTACTTCGACAGCGTCTATGCGTTGCTCGACACCTATCCCGATGTCGAGGTTCGGCCAACCGGCCCGGACGAGCCGCGTGGCCACTGGTTCCTGCCCAAGGTTCGCTGCCGTGACGCAACGCTCCTGCATTTCCATGGCGGCGGATACACCTTCTATGCCGGTGTCTCACATCATTTCGTCGCCTGCCTTGCCCATACCCTGGGCGTCGCGGTATTCGCCCCGGACTATCGATTGACGCCCGAGCACTCGCATCCCGCACAACTTGAGGATGGATTGGCGGCCTACCGCCATCTGCTTGAACGGGGCATTGATCCGGGAGCCATCGTACTCTGCGGAGATTCGGCCGGCGGTCACCTGGCCTTGATGACCTTGATCGGAGCGCACCAGGCTGGTTTGCCGAAACCAGCCCTGACGCTTGGTCTCAGCCCGTGGACCGATGTCGGGCGACGGGGCGAGAGCCAGTTCGGAAATGACCCCTACGACCTTGTTCAGGGCTACATGACCCTCCAGTTCGCCGCGTGGCTCAAGGGTGGCCAGCCCCTGAGCGATGCCGAATTGTCGCCAATCTGCCAAGACTTCACCGGTCTAGGGCCTATCTACTTGCAGGCAGGTGGCAAGGAAATCCTCGTCGACATGATCCGTGACTTTGCGAAAACGGTCGCTGGGCAAGGTGGCCAGGTGCGCCTGGACGTCTGGACACACATGAACCACGAATTCCACGCCTATGGAGACTATCTGCCGGAAAGCCGTGACGCGCTTGCCCGGTTGGGTGACGCCATCGACTGGGCACTCGGCAAGCCGAATCGGTTTGTCGCTGATGCCTGCACGGAATGCGATTGCCTAGCAGCCTGTCAAGGCGAAATGGCCCGCGCAACGGGCGTGCATCGAGATTGA
- a CDS encoding PLP-dependent cysteine synthase family protein — MSTRYPTVSTNILDAIGDTPLLEIDGVFAKCEFLNPSGSIKARIAHYIVERAEQAGLLKPGDTIVEATSGNTGNAFSMVAAVKGYRMLVVMPEGLSSERVAISRAYGAEVLFCGNFHVNAALERARELGRQPGFFFPGQFENEWNVDENRELLGPEILAQLPAGCVPDAFVHGVGTGGTLIGVGQALRAANPDVRLFAMEPSESRTILCGEVALHQIEGISDGFIPGIFARHSALVGGTINVSSEDAVEEMRKLARTRGLLCGPSSGAHLLAAQRIRQQFPELKTVVTILDDEGEKYLHDFYMPPAAGTGTPLPFH, encoded by the coding sequence ATGTCCACCCGCTACCCCACCGTGTCCACCAACATCCTCGACGCCATCGGCGACACCCCGCTGCTGGAGATCGACGGCGTCTTTGCCAAATGCGAGTTCCTCAACCCGTCGGGCTCGATAAAGGCGCGCATCGCGCACTACATCGTCGAACGCGCGGAACAGGCCGGCCTGCTCAAGCCCGGCGACACCATCGTGGAAGCCACCAGCGGCAATACCGGCAATGCGTTCTCGATGGTGGCCGCGGTCAAGGGTTACCGCATGCTGGTGGTGATGCCCGAAGGGCTGTCCAGCGAGCGCGTCGCCATTTCCCGCGCCTACGGCGCCGAGGTGCTGTTCTGCGGCAACTTCCACGTCAATGCCGCGCTGGAGCGGGCACGCGAGCTTGGCCGCCAGCCCGGCTTCTTCTTCCCGGGCCAGTTCGAAAACGAATGGAACGTGGATGAAAACCGCGAGCTGCTGGGCCCGGAAATACTGGCGCAGCTTCCCGCCGGCTGCGTCCCCGACGCCTTCGTGCATGGCGTGGGCACTGGCGGCACGCTGATCGGCGTTGGCCAGGCATTGCGCGCAGCCAATCCCGACGTCCGCCTGTTCGCGATGGAACCGTCCGAATCGCGCACCATCCTGTGCGGCGAAGTGGCGCTGCACCAGATCGAGGGCATTTCCGACGGCTTCATCCCCGGCATCTTCGCCCGCCACAGCGCGCTGGTGGGCGGCACCATCAACGTCTCCAGCGAGGATGCCGTGGAAGAAATGCGCAAACTGGCGAGGACGCGCGGCCTGCTGTGCGGCCCCAGCTCAGGCGCGCACCTGCTGGCTGCGCAGCGCATCCGCCAGCAATTCCCGGAATTGAAAACCGTGGTCACCATCCTCGACGATGAAGGCGAAAAGTATCTGCACGACTTCTACATGCCGCCCGCAGCCGGCACCGGCACGCCATTGCCATTTCACTGA
- a CDS encoding bifunctional diguanylate cyclase/phosphodiesterase — translation MLHTRSRASMIHRLSLSIWGLFLALLLLLAAAGYVAMRVAADKIVPMLAQHTVELRANASEGLFPQAERSVARLQHELLWRLARTDHEATLARFDTLFARSPDGLWRLRPELVNAESAPTLYLHQTPQGLSESVRLRAVVAYDLLREQGPALAPPFFSVYMDFVEDGLMVYSPGIDWGNGADASATNTGYPTMQGSEPRRNPLRKVFWTPVYLDKQANTWMVSVIKPLDWQGQWVGTVGHDVSIQTLLDKVSASSDDTATQLILSATGDLIAHPQLRQRIAAANGQLKVSTLNDPLLTQVHRMIERSGADKGAGRTPDGSQWVAWAKIQGPGWYQVLLLPQARVNLLLAWGLAALFGLGALGLLPALWLLRRRVRSLVAQPLQRLTKAVDELGQGGEPQPIAMASDDELGHLAEAFDAMVEELVQKRAMQFAHARALQTEVDERRRFMTRLEEERARLLALLGAMKLSVLLVGSNDQVIYCNAAFLAMWGIPEGTTLVGRTTLEGLESAKHLMQDPELVAEQRINSVANRDKPLQLEIRLRDGRIITHHSHPVHDAHGHYIGRLWVQEDVTHEREVAAQLVRLAEHDALTDLYNRRRFEDELSRFFHDAERTPSQAALLFFDLDEFKYINDTFGHRAGDTVLNQVAIEARPLVRDTDTLFRLGGDEFAVFMPHATLDDAQHLADRIVRNIAQTPQTVQAQSMRLTTSLGIAHFPSHANNAEELVAHADTAMYMAKHAGKNRWSIYHPDRDLSREMASRLAWNDRIARALDNNLLRLHFQGVYHTGNGHLAHLEALIRMEDEANPGQLIMPAQFIGQAEKSGKILDIDRWVIHESIRLLAVHPHLPGIAINISGRSFDDPDLPGFISSQLQEQHVAARRLLVELTETAAVSDMGDAARFIAALRRTGCSICLDDFGTGFSSFAYLKHLKADVLKIDGMFIRDLPLEIDNQVFVRAIIEVAHGMGKQTVAEFVEDGRTLLMLREMGVDMVQGYHMDKPKADHPALRHPSAGQRH, via the coding sequence GTGCTGCACACCCGGTCGCGCGCATCGATGATTCATCGGCTGTCCCTGAGCATCTGGGGCCTGTTCCTGGCCCTGCTCCTGCTGCTTGCCGCTGCCGGCTATGTGGCCATGCGGGTGGCCGCCGACAAGATCGTGCCGATGCTGGCGCAGCACACCGTCGAATTGCGCGCCAACGCCAGCGAAGGCCTGTTTCCGCAGGCCGAGCGCAGCGTGGCGCGGCTGCAGCATGAACTGCTTTGGCGGCTTGCCCGCACCGACCATGAGGCCACGCTGGCGCGTTTCGACACCCTGTTTGCACGCAGCCCGGACGGCCTGTGGCGGCTGCGCCCGGAACTGGTGAATGCGGAAAGCGCGCCCACGCTGTACCTGCACCAGACACCGCAGGGCCTGAGCGAATCCGTCCGGCTGCGCGCGGTGGTGGCCTATGACCTGCTGCGCGAACAGGGGCCTGCGCTGGCGCCACCGTTTTTTTCCGTCTACATGGATTTCGTGGAAGACGGGCTGATGGTGTATTCCCCCGGCATCGACTGGGGCAACGGCGCGGACGCCAGCGCCACCAACACCGGCTACCCCACCATGCAAGGCTCCGAGCCACGCCGCAACCCGCTGCGCAAGGTGTTCTGGACGCCCGTGTATCTGGACAAACAGGCCAACACCTGGATGGTGTCGGTCATCAAACCGCTGGATTGGCAAGGCCAGTGGGTGGGTACCGTGGGGCACGACGTCTCGATCCAGACCCTGCTCGACAAGGTGTCTGCAAGCAGCGACGACACCGCCACCCAGCTCATCCTCAGCGCAACTGGCGACCTGATCGCCCATCCGCAGCTGCGTCAGCGCATCGCCGCTGCCAACGGCCAGCTGAAGGTTTCGACGCTCAACGATCCGCTGCTGACGCAAGTGCATCGGATGATCGAGCGCAGCGGCGCCGACAAAGGCGCGGGACGCACGCCCGACGGCAGCCAATGGGTGGCGTGGGCGAAGATCCAGGGACCGGGCTGGTATCAGGTGCTCCTGTTGCCGCAGGCGCGGGTCAACCTGTTGCTGGCATGGGGCCTGGCCGCCTTGTTCGGCCTGGGTGCGCTGGGCCTGCTGCCCGCGCTCTGGCTGCTGCGGCGGCGGGTGCGTTCGCTGGTTGCGCAACCGCTGCAGCGGCTGACCAAGGCGGTGGATGAGCTTGGCCAAGGCGGCGAACCCCAACCCATCGCGATGGCGAGCGACGACGAACTTGGCCATCTGGCCGAAGCGTTCGACGCAATGGTGGAGGAACTGGTGCAGAAGCGGGCCATGCAGTTCGCCCATGCGCGGGCGTTGCAGACCGAGGTGGATGAGCGCCGCCGCTTCATGACCCGTCTGGAAGAAGAGCGCGCGCGCCTGTTGGCGCTGCTGGGTGCAATGAAGCTGAGCGTCCTGCTGGTCGGCAGCAACGACCAGGTGATCTATTGCAATGCCGCCTTCCTCGCCATGTGGGGAATCCCCGAAGGCACCACGCTTGTGGGGCGGACGACCCTGGAGGGGCTGGAATCCGCGAAACACCTGATGCAGGACCCGGAGCTGGTTGCGGAACAGCGCATCAACTCCGTCGCCAACAGGGACAAGCCTCTCCAGCTGGAAATCCGCCTGCGCGACGGCCGCATCATCACCCATCATTCGCACCCGGTACACGACGCGCACGGCCACTACATCGGCCGGCTCTGGGTGCAGGAGGACGTGACCCATGAACGTGAAGTCGCCGCACAGTTGGTGCGCCTGGCCGAACACGACGCCCTGACCGACCTGTACAACCGGCGTCGCTTCGAAGACGAGCTGTCGCGCTTCTTCCACGATGCCGAACGCACCCCCAGTCAGGCGGCGCTGCTGTTCTTCGACCTCGACGAATTCAAATACATCAACGACACCTTCGGGCACCGCGCGGGCGATACGGTACTCAATCAAGTGGCCATCGAGGCGCGCCCACTGGTGCGGGATACCGACACCCTGTTCCGCCTCGGTGGCGACGAATTCGCCGTATTCATGCCCCACGCCACCCTGGACGATGCCCAACATCTCGCCGATCGCATCGTGCGCAACATCGCGCAGACGCCACAGACCGTGCAGGCGCAGAGCATGCGCCTCACCACCAGCCTGGGCATCGCCCACTTCCCCAGCCACGCCAACAACGCGGAAGAGTTGGTCGCCCATGCGGACACGGCGATGTACATGGCCAAACATGCCGGCAAGAACCGCTGGAGCATCTACCATCCGGACCGGGACCTTTCCAGGGAAATGGCAAGCCGCCTGGCGTGGAACGACCGCATCGCGCGGGCGCTCGACAACAATCTGCTGCGCCTGCACTTCCAGGGCGTCTATCACACCGGGAACGGCCACCTGGCGCACCTGGAAGCCCTGATCCGGATGGAAGACGAAGCCAACCCAGGGCAGCTGATCATGCCCGCGCAATTCATCGGCCAAGCGGAAAAGAGCGGCAAGATCCTGGACATCGATCGCTGGGTGATTCACGAGAGCATCCGCCTGCTGGCCGTACACCCGCACCTGCCCGGCATCGCCATCAATATCTCGGGTCGCTCGTTCGACGATCCCGACCTGCCCGGCTTCATCAGCAGCCAACTGCAGGAGCAGCACGTTGCAGCCAGGCGCCTGCTGGTCGAGCTGACCGAAACCGCGGCGGTGTCCGACATGGGCGATGCCGCGCGCTTCATCGCCGCATTGCGCCGCACCGGCTGCAGCATCTGCCTGGACGATTTCGGCACCGGCTTCTCGTCCTTTGCCTACCTCAAGCACCTGAAGGCCGACGTACTCAAGATCGACGGCATGTTCATCCGCGACCTGCCGCTGGAAATCGACAACCAGGTCTTCGTGCGCGCGATCATCGAAGTGGCGCACGGCATGGGCAAGCAGACCGTGGCCGAGTTCGTGGAAGACGGCAGAACCCTGTTGATGCTGCGCGAAATGGGCGTGGACATGGTGCAGGGTTACCACATGGACAAACCCAAGGCCGACCATCCGGCGCTGCGCCACCCATCGGCAGGACAGCGACACTGA
- the infA gene encoding translation initiation factor IF-1, producing the protein MAKDDVIEFEGTISETLPNTMFRVKLENGHEIIAHISGRMRKNYIRILTGDRVKIEMTPYDLTKGRITYRHR; encoded by the coding sequence ATGGCGAAAGACGACGTCATCGAATTCGAAGGTACGATCTCCGAAACCCTTCCGAACACCATGTTTCGGGTGAAACTGGAGAACGGCCACGAAATCATCGCCCACATCTCCGGCCGCATGCGCAAGAACTACATCCGCATCCTCACCGGCGACCGGGTCAAGATCGAAATGACCCCCTACGATCTGACCAAGGGTCGAATTACCTATCGCCATCGTTGA
- a CDS encoding helix-turn-helix transcriptional regulator has translation MTSIRSPQQLGDALRAARKQLGLTQPRLALAAGVGVRFIVDLEAGKPTLRLENVLRVVDALGGEIQLSGLPSSVTDDQREGGNHGT, from the coding sequence ATGACATCCATTCGATCACCTCAACAACTCGGCGATGCACTGCGTGCCGCTCGCAAGCAGCTCGGGCTGACACAGCCCCGGCTGGCGCTAGCGGCTGGGGTGGGTGTGCGCTTCATTGTCGACCTTGAAGCAGGCAAGCCCACCTTGCGACTGGAAAACGTACTGCGGGTCGTTGATGCACTGGGTGGTGAGATCCAGTTGAGCGGCTTGCCGTCGTCGGTGACCGACGATCAACGTGAAGGTGGCAACCATGGCACATGA
- a CDS encoding MFS transporter — MLMDISSEMIHSLLPLFMVGVLGASALTVGLIEGVAESTALIVKVFSGTLSDYLGKRKGLAVAGYALGALTKPLFALAPSVGMVLTARFLDRIGKGIRGAPRDALVADITPSEVRGAAFGLRQSLDTVGAFVGPLLAVGLMLLWANDFRAVFWVAVIPGTLAVLLLVFGVREPERHLEGKKTNPICRENIMRLSASYWWVVVVGAVFTLARFSEAFLVLRAQQGGIPVALVPLVMVAMNLVYAGAAYPFGKLSDRMNHKTLLAWGLVVLICADLVLARNDHWTTVVAGVALWGVHMGMTQGLLATMVADTAPADLRGTAYGVFNLISGVAMLVASALAGLLWDQFGASFTFYAGALFCVLALLGLLKRT; from the coding sequence ATGCTTATGGATATCTCATCGGAAATGATCCATAGCCTGCTGCCGCTGTTCATGGTCGGCGTGTTGGGAGCAAGCGCATTGACCGTGGGCCTGATCGAGGGAGTCGCTGAATCGACTGCGCTCATCGTCAAGGTGTTTTCCGGCACGCTCAGCGATTACCTGGGCAAGCGCAAGGGCCTGGCGGTGGCCGGTTATGCGCTGGGTGCGCTGACCAAGCCACTGTTTGCCTTGGCACCCTCAGTCGGCATGGTGCTTACCGCACGCTTTCTCGACCGCATCGGCAAGGGGATTCGCGGCGCGCCGCGCGATGCACTCGTAGCGGACATCACTCCCAGCGAAGTCCGGGGCGCCGCCTTCGGTCTGCGGCAGTCGCTGGATACGGTCGGCGCATTCGTCGGTCCATTACTGGCCGTTGGCCTGATGCTGCTCTGGGCCAACGACTTTCGTGCAGTCTTCTGGGTTGCAGTGATACCGGGCACGCTCGCTGTGCTGCTGCTGGTTTTCGGAGTCCGCGAGCCCGAACGACATCTGGAGGGAAAGAAGACCAACCCGATCTGCCGCGAGAACATCATGCGACTCAGCGCCTCGTATTGGTGGGTGGTCGTTGTCGGTGCGGTGTTCACCCTGGCCAGGTTCAGCGAGGCCTTCCTGGTGCTTCGTGCCCAACAAGGCGGCATTCCGGTGGCACTGGTGCCGCTGGTGATGGTGGCGATGAATCTGGTTTATGCCGGCGCAGCCTACCCCTTCGGCAAGCTGTCCGATCGCATGAACCACAAGACCTTGTTGGCGTGGGGCCTGGTTGTACTGATTTGCGCCGATCTGGTGTTGGCCAGGAACGACCACTGGACGACGGTCGTCGCGGGTGTGGCGCTATGGGGCGTGCATATGGGCATGACCCAGGGATTGCTGGCCACGATGGTGGCGGACACTGCACCTGCCGATCTGCGCGGCACGGCTTACGGCGTCTTCAATTTGATCAGTGGTGTCGCGATGCTGGTCGCCAGCGCGCTCGCTGGACTCCTGTGGGATCAGTTCGGAGCGTCATTTACCTTCTATGCGGGCGCGCTGTTTTGCGTTCTAGCCCTGCTCGGGTTGCTCAAGAGAACGTAG
- the aat gene encoding leucyl/phenylalanyl-tRNA--protein transferase yields MHPLICRLDDAPEAPFPAVEQALTDPDGLLAVGGDLSPTRFLTAYRNGIFPWFSDGQPILWWSPAQRAVFRTDGVHLPDRLRRRLRNSGWHVRADTAFARVVAGCAAPRAGHAGGTWITAGMRAAYRELHQLGHAHSIEVFDGERLIGGLLGLSFGHVFCGDSMYSAESGASSLALAILARRLRDWGWPLIDAQIPNPHTRRLGVACWSRDDYQAALADLRDLPAEAGSWTQRFGTWPASGLERS; encoded by the coding sequence ATGCACCCGCTGATCTGCCGACTGGATGATGCGCCCGAGGCGCCGTTCCCCGCCGTGGAACAGGCGCTGACCGATCCCGACGGACTGCTGGCGGTGGGCGGCGACCTGTCGCCCACGCGCTTTCTCACTGCCTATCGCAACGGCATTTTTCCGTGGTTTTCCGACGGCCAGCCGATCCTGTGGTGGAGCCCGGCGCAGCGGGCGGTCTTCCGCACCGACGGGGTGCACCTGCCGGATCGGCTGCGCCGACGGCTGCGCAACAGCGGCTGGCACGTGCGCGCGGACACCGCCTTCGCGCGCGTGGTTGCCGGCTGCGCCGCGCCCCGTGCCGGGCACGCGGGCGGCACGTGGATCACTGCGGGGATGCGCGCGGCATATCGGGAACTGCACCAGCTTGGCCATGCCCACAGCATCGAGGTATTCGACGGCGAACGCCTGATCGGCGGTCTGCTGGGGCTGTCGTTCGGGCACGTATTTTGCGGCGACAGCATGTATTCCGCCGAATCCGGCGCGTCGTCACTTGCGCTGGCGATCCTGGCCCGGCGCCTGCGGGACTGGGGCTGGCCGCTGATCGACGCGCAAATCCCGAATCCGCACACACGACGGCTGGGCGTGGCGTGCTGGAGTCGGGACGACTACCAGGCGGCGCTGGCCGACCTGCGCGACCTGCCTGCGGAAGCCGGCAGTTGGACGCAGCGCTTCGGCACGTGGCCGGCCAGCGGGCTGGAGCGCAGCTGA